A part of Kineococcus rhizosphaerae genomic DNA contains:
- a CDS encoding RNA polymerase sigma factor produces the protein MDQSVDVAEGEQLPDEVLTRRARLGDRDAFTVLIVRHGPGLYRFVRRLVHNSADADDCTQEVIISAWRAITSFRQEATFRTWLYVLARRQVLKTVGASTATADRPGAAAPARAGDHHGAAVSDDATTQGPAGAPGSTAAPSAAGGASESATQDSRVLASPAPGSRPPAVGPITSGVPGRTSSYSSADSAGRRPVVSLETVGGDIRDGHSGPEAENIEEGLLAALGGALALLPERQRSVWLLREVEGLSYSEIGIVVNEPISTVRGLLERARTTVAAAMQTWR, from the coding sequence ATGGACCAGTCGGTCGACGTCGCGGAGGGCGAGCAGCTCCCCGATGAGGTGTTGACCCGGCGGGCGCGTCTGGGGGATCGCGACGCGTTCACCGTTTTGATCGTCCGTCATGGTCCGGGGCTCTACCGCTTCGTGCGACGGCTGGTGCACAACAGTGCCGACGCCGACGACTGCACTCAGGAAGTGATCATCTCCGCGTGGCGGGCCATCACCTCTTTTCGCCAGGAAGCCACCTTCCGCACGTGGCTCTACGTCCTGGCCCGTCGGCAGGTCCTGAAGACCGTCGGCGCCAGCACCGCCACCGCCGATCGACCCGGCGCCGCTGCTCCTGCACGTGCCGGTGATCACCACGGTGCGGCCGTGAGCGACGACGCCACGACCCAGGGCCCCGCCGGTGCGCCAGGCTCGACCGCTGCGCCCAGCGCGGCGGGGGGTGCCTCCGAGAGCGCGACGCAGGACTCCCGGGTCCTGGCCTCTCCTGCTCCAGGTAGCCGTCCCCCAGCGGTGGGGCCGATCACGTCGGGCGTGCCTGGGAGGACGAGCTCGTACTCCAGCGCCGACTCCGCCGGACGACGACCGGTGGTCTCGTTGGAGACGGTCGGCGGCGACATCCGCGACGGGCACTCCGGGCCGGAGGCTGAGAACATCGAGGAGGGCTTGCTCGCGGCGTTGGGCGGGGCTCTGGCGTTGTTGCCTGAACGTCAGCGCAGCGTGTGGCTGCTGCGCGAAGTGGAGGGGTTGTCCTATTCCGAGATCGGGATCGTCGTGAACGAGCCCATCAGCACCGTGCGGGGACTGTTGGAACGAGCCCGCACCACCGTCGCCGCCGCGATGCAGACGTGGCGCTGA
- a CDS encoding Asp23/Gls24 family envelope stress response protein — MSETTKTTTPGTGTNTGVALKSGPLVSNQGTTSIADTVVSKIAGIAAKDVSGVHALGGSASRAVGALRERIPGGRVNHSQGVSVEVGESQAAVDVNLIAEYGVAIADLASSVRRNIIASVERMTGLQVTEVNISVDDIHLPEDDERDDDGRGDASAARTVRVQ; from the coding sequence ATGAGCGAAACCACCAAGACCACCACCCCGGGCACGGGTACCAACACCGGTGTGGCGTTGAAGTCCGGCCCGCTGGTCTCCAACCAGGGCACCACCTCCATCGCCGACACCGTGGTCTCCAAGATCGCCGGGATCGCGGCCAAGGACGTCTCCGGTGTCCACGCCCTGGGCGGCAGCGCCTCGCGCGCTGTCGGCGCCTTGCGCGAACGCATCCCCGGTGGCCGGGTCAACCACTCCCAGGGCGTGTCGGTGGAGGTCGGGGAGAGCCAGGCCGCGGTCGACGTCAACCTCATCGCCGAGTACGGCGTGGCCATCGCCGACCTGGCCTCCAGCGTGCGGCGCAACATCATCGCCTCGGTGGAGCGGATGACCGGCCTGCAGGTCACCGAGGTCAACATCTCCGTCGACGACATCCACCTGCCCGAGGACGACGAGAGGGACGACGACGGCAGGGGCGACGCTTCCGCAGCGCGCACCGTCCGCGTCCAGTGA
- a CDS encoding DUF2273 domain-containing protein, giving the protein MSSSTAGVFAGLFLALIAGTAGFGWFVLALLFAAVGYVLGAHLEGKIDLTALLPGRSRG; this is encoded by the coding sequence GTGTCCTCCTCCACCGCCGGCGTCTTCGCCGGCCTGTTCCTGGCCCTCATCGCCGGCACCGCTGGTTTCGGCTGGTTCGTCTTGGCGCTGCTGTTCGCCGCCGTCGGGTACGTCCTCGGGGCCCACCTCGAGGGCAAGATCGACCTCACCGCCCTCCTGCCCGGTCGCAGCCGTGGCTGA
- a CDS encoding Asp23/Gls24 family envelope stress response protein, translating to MAETTPRETVAHDASAPAAPADAGSRGELHLSERAVQRLTTAAAREVDGVAAAADSSGSLGALGSALGRDYPRVDCEVAGNRVRASVQIATVWPYPAAQVAAAVRDHVRDRLAELADLHADAVHVSVEKVVRASSTASTSTRRRVQ from the coding sequence GTGGCTGAGACCACCCCCCGGGAAACCGTCGCACACGACGCGTCCGCACCCGCAGCGCCAGCCGACGCCGGATCCCGCGGTGAGCTGCACCTGAGCGAACGCGCCGTGCAACGCCTGACCACCGCCGCCGCCCGCGAGGTCGACGGGGTCGCCGCCGCCGCCGACAGCAGCGGCAGCCTGGGCGCCCTGGGCAGTGCGCTGGGACGGGACTACCCCCGGGTGGACTGCGAGGTCGCCGGCAACCGGGTCCGCGCCAGCGTCCAGATCGCCACCGTGTGGCCGTACCCCGCCGCCCAGGTCGCGGCAGCCGTCAGGGACCACGTGCGGGACCGGCTCGCGGAGCTGGCCGACCTGCACGCCGACGCCGTGCACGTCAGCGTCGAGAAAGTCGTCCGCGCCAGCTCCACCGCCAGCACCTCGACTCGGAGGCGGGTCCAGTGA
- a CDS encoding DUF6286 domain-containing protein has product MPAASQRTGTGHIGWIGPVLAVLLLALAAVLIHEALLAAGAFASTSWLAWTVQSLRGFAPTAWLIPVGIVLALIGVWLLVTALRPRTRNTLPLTSRTGVFLHTRDVARLASGAARDVDGVLSAASTSTRRAISVTITATGDSTGQMTHQVQAAVARAVGALASPPRVKVRTRTTGTSTGSSSDTAADTGAGTTLGGEHR; this is encoded by the coding sequence ATGCCGGCGGCGTCCCAGCGGACCGGCACCGGGCACATCGGCTGGATCGGCCCCGTGCTGGCCGTCCTGCTCCTGGCTCTGGCCGCAGTGCTGATCCACGAAGCACTGCTGGCCGCCGGCGCCTTCGCCAGCACCTCCTGGCTGGCCTGGACGGTGCAGTCCCTGCGGGGCTTCGCCCCCACCGCCTGGCTCATCCCCGTCGGGATCGTGTTGGCCTTGATCGGGGTGTGGCTGCTGGTCACCGCGCTTCGCCCCCGTACCCGCAACACCTTGCCGCTGACGTCCCGGACCGGGGTTTTCCTGCACACCCGCGACGTGGCCCGGCTGGCTTCTGGAGCCGCCCGTGACGTCGACGGCGTCCTGAGCGCTGCCTCCACCAGCACCCGCCGCGCCATCAGCGTCACCATCACCGCAACCGGCGACAGCACCGGTCAGATGACGCACCAGGTCCAGGCGGCCGTCGCCCGGGCCGTCGGTGCGCTGGCCAGCCCCCCGCGGGTCAAGGTCCGCACCCGCACCACCGGCACCAGCACCGGGAGCAGCTCCGACACCGCTGCTGACACCGGCGCTGGGACCACCCTCGGAGGAGAGCACCGATGA